From Synchiropus splendidus isolate RoL2022-P1 chromosome 10, RoL_Sspl_1.0, whole genome shotgun sequence, the proteins below share one genomic window:
- the LOC128766239 gene encoding uncharacterized protein LOC128766239 isoform X1, with protein sequence MDRTTTTIVNVPLVFMSLLMNSFFIYCLGFSDPSEKLKQPVSCLLCTLVCSSVTYLISMLAEVVLNMMGTHSITSLVFYILSVCTLSSCMTTSVWLNFFYYTKIVPAQQALSIWIKKNVKRIIYVAWFFERIWTLLEISLTVLQLHALFTLATLNYTTGSIKISLSRSLEKALDFYFIFSWLLKTYFIVSVYVMVWSTVSMSCFLVRHVAKMIASGQAYSSPKFCGQVRVVITGILQGLLYLLCGAWICYNMFREQFTDKKLNENAHYTVCNVFMFGTTLNLWVGQSVFRQRAVNVIQALKGKLLMMKLEL encoded by the coding sequence ATGGACCGGACGACGACCACCATTGTTAATGTGCCACTTGTTTTTATGAGCCTTCTGATGAACAGTTTTTTCATTTACTGCCTGGGCTTTTCAGATCCTTCAGAGAAACTCAAGCAGCCGGTGAGCTGCCTTCTGTGCACGCTGGTCTGCAGCTCTGTCACGTACCTGATATCCATGCTGGCGGAGGTCGTCCTGAACATGATGGGGACTCACTCGATCACGTCTTTGGTCTTTTATATCCTGTCCGTTTGCACTTTGAGTTCCTGTATGACCACCTCCGTCTGGCTCAACTTCTTCTACTACACGAAGATCGTACCAGCCCAGCAAGCTCTCTCCATCTGGATTAAGAAGAACGTCAAGCGGATCATCTACGTCGCCTGGTTTTTTGAAAGAATCTGGACTTTGCTTGAGATTTCTCTGACTGTTCTTCAGCTTCATGCACTCTTCACATTGGCGACTTTGAATTACACGACTGGAAGTATAAAAATATCACTGTCTCGGAGCTTAGAAAAGGCCTTAGATTTTTACTTTATATTTTCATGGCTCCTAAAGACATACTTCATTGTCTCTGTATATGTCATGGTCTGGTCAACGGTTTCCATGTCGTGCTTCTTGGTGAGACATGTTGCGAAGATGATAGCCAGTGGTCAGGCTTATTCCTCTCCAAAGTTCTGTGGTCAGGTAAGGGTGGTTATCACCGGCATCCTCCAGGGTCTTCTCTACCTTCTATGTGGAGCTTGGATTTGTTACAACATGTTCAGAGAACAGTTCACAGACAAGAAGCTTAATGAAAATGCCCACTACACCGTGTGCAACGTGTTCATGTTCGGCACCACTCTAAACCTGTGGGTGGGTCAGTCCGTCTTCAGGCAGAGGGCCGTCAATGTCATTCAAGCTTTGAAAGGCAAGCTTCTGATGATGAAGCTGGAGCTGTAA
- the LOC128766239 gene encoding uncharacterized protein LOC128766239 isoform X2 yields MMNLTFFLIQMVTNGLAKDGHQVTDRAEDQSLQEDLERLPELPRRSRAHQAIDEEQVRQKVDGNQRPVDDGVTQQDRANSSRSHRGKWTGRRPPLLISFRETQAAGELPSVHAGLQLCHVPDIHAGGGRPEHDGDSLDHVFGLLYPVRLHFEFLYDHLRLAQLLLLHEDRTSPASSLHLD; encoded by the exons ATGATGAACTTGACGTTCTTCTTGATCCAGATG GTCACAAATGGACTTGCCAAGGATGGACACCAGGTTACAGACCGTGCAGAGGACCAGAGTCTCCAGGAGGATCTTGAGAGGCTGCCTGAGCTGCCCCGACGCAGTCGTGCGCACCAGGCAATAGATGAAGAACAAGTTCGCCAGAAAGTTGATGGCAACCAGAGGCCCGTTGATGATGGC GTGACACAACAAGACAGAGccaacagcagcaggagccaCAGAGGAAAATGGACCGGACGACGACCACCATTGTTAAT ATCCTTCAGAGAAACTCAAGCAGCCGGTGAGCTGCCTTCTGTGCACGCTGGTCTGCAGCTCTGTCACGTACCTGATATCCATGCTGGCGGAGGTCGTCCTGAACATGATGGGGACTCACTCGATCACGTCTTTGGTCTTTTATATCCTGTCCGTTTGCACTTTGAGTTCCTGTATGACCACCTCCGTCTGGCTCAACTTCTTCTACTACACGAAGATCGTACCAGCCCAGCAAGCTCTCTCCATCTGGATTAA